In one Mucilaginibacter ginsenosidivorax genomic region, the following are encoded:
- a CDS encoding FecR family protein — protein MSAFNARLNYLFNSYYHQTATQQERDELFEIINSSANDAELTALIHEAWNTLQADEPLFDAAKSMDMLNGILQSKSPPDSIHPIRPPNKNQLWLKVGVAAAMMVFVGFGAYVLINQHKNAANKRAQARLKAVPAHDVLPGGNKAVLTLANGKTITLDSAKNGLLANEGTAHVKKTHDGQLVYEAGKNESADAPAAINTVSTPRGGQYQLVLNDGSKVWLNSASSLSFPAVFKGATREVEITGEAYFEVAKNAKMPFKVKVNNTVVEVLGTHFNIMAYNDEDAMKTTLLEGSVKISNKQFSGLLKPGQQAVLRQNGPIKITDEADADDAVAWKEGIFQFRDAGIETIMRQAARWYDVQVSFVGKIPEKEFTGRISRNVKASELMGMLKYMGVNFKIEDKHITVLP, from the coding sequence ATGAGTGCATTTAATGCAAGGCTTAACTACCTGTTTAATAGTTATTACCATCAAACTGCTACGCAGCAGGAGCGGGATGAATTGTTTGAAATCATCAACTCATCTGCCAATGATGCGGAGCTTACTGCACTTATTCATGAAGCCTGGAATACCCTCCAGGCAGATGAACCACTTTTTGATGCCGCAAAAAGTATGGATATGCTCAATGGCATTCTTCAAAGTAAATCGCCTCCGGATAGTATACATCCTATAAGGCCACCAAACAAAAACCAGTTATGGCTAAAAGTTGGTGTGGCAGCCGCTATGATGGTGTTTGTTGGCTTTGGTGCTTATGTGTTAATCAATCAACACAAAAATGCAGCAAATAAACGGGCCCAGGCCAGGTTAAAGGCTGTGCCAGCGCATGATGTTTTGCCCGGTGGCAACAAGGCAGTGCTTACCCTTGCCAACGGTAAAACTATAACGCTGGATAGCGCAAAAAATGGTTTGCTGGCTAACGAAGGTACTGCACATGTAAAAAAAACACATGATGGGCAGTTGGTTTATGAGGCTGGCAAAAATGAAAGCGCTGATGCGCCTGCTGCTATAAACACGGTATCTACCCCACGCGGAGGGCAGTATCAGCTGGTATTGAACGATGGAAGTAAGGTTTGGTTAAACTCTGCATCGTCGTTAAGCTTCCCTGCTGTATTTAAGGGCGCAACCAGGGAGGTTGAGATTACCGGCGAGGCTTATTTTGAGGTGGCCAAAAATGCGAAAATGCCATTTAAAGTAAAGGTAAATAATACCGTTGTTGAAGTACTGGGTACCCATTTTAACATTATGGCTTATAATGATGAAGACGCTATGAAGACAACGTTATTAGAAGGATCTGTAAAAATCAGCAACAAACAATTTAGCGGTCTTTTAAAACCCGGCCAGCAAGCGGTACTTAGGCAAAACGGGCCTATAAAAATAACAGATGAAGCAGATGCCGACGATGCGGTAGCCTGGAAGGAGGGCATCTTCCAGTTCAGAGACGCGGGTATAGAAACCATCATGAGGCAGGCCGCCCGCTGGTACGATGTGCAGGTGAGCTTTGTGGGCAAAATACCCGAAAAGGAATTTACCGGGCGTATTTCGCGTAATGTAAAGGCGTCTGAACTGATGGGAATGCTAAAATATATGGGCGTTAACTTTAAAATCGAAGACAAACATATAACAGTGCTGCCGTAA
- a CDS encoding sigma-70 family RNA polymerase sigma factor, producing the protein MLDIAYNHEPELLTRATPQHHDKDLLLQVAEGDEHAFRRLFVMHHQQLGVHIHRITSSMELAEEVVQDVFLKIWMARETLAQVEDFKAYLFVISKNHALNCLKKLAKEKVQAKKLEEESLGLITADQQDNLYYNLLDEAIDHLPSQQQKVYLLSRHNRLKYNEIADQLKLSRETVKKYLQIATTSITDYVRSHLDAYPVALLAIKTFFIFFQKR; encoded by the coding sequence ATGTTGGATATTGCTTATAACCATGAGCCGGAATTGCTTACAAGGGCAACGCCGCAACATCATGACAAGGATTTGCTATTACAGGTAGCGGAAGGGGATGAACATGCTTTTCGCCGTTTGTTTGTTATGCACCATCAGCAATTGGGTGTTCATATCCATCGCATCACCAGCTCAATGGAGCTGGCCGAAGAAGTTGTACAGGATGTTTTTTTGAAAATATGGATGGCGCGCGAAACCCTGGCGCAAGTAGAAGACTTTAAGGCTTACCTGTTTGTTATATCAAAAAATCATGCCCTTAATTGCCTCAAAAAGCTGGCGAAAGAAAAAGTACAGGCAAAAAAACTGGAAGAAGAAAGTCTTGGTTTGATAACAGCCGATCAGCAGGATAATCTGTACTACAACTTATTGGATGAAGCAATAGATCACCTACCATCGCAACAGCAAAAAGTGTATTTGCTAAGCAGGCACAATCGTTTGAAGTATAACGAAATTGCCGATCAGCTTAAACTCTCCCGCGAAACAGTAAAAAAGTATCTTCAGATAGCCACCACCTCTATAACCGATTATGTGCGGAGCCATTTGGATGCATATCCCGTTGCTTTGCTGGCAATAAAAACTTTTTTTATTTTTTTTCAAAAGCGATAG
- a CDS encoding TMEM175 family protein, producing the protein MALGKGRLEAFSDGVIAIIITIMVLEMKVPHGDNIEALKPLVPVFMTYVLSFVYVGIYWNNHHHTLQAVKSINGKTLWANLHLLFWLSLIPFVTGWMGENHFAKWPVMCYGFVLLMNGIAYSILVKNLVRHHGEHSLLAQAFGEDWKGKISVILYAVAICLSWFSASGAMALYVLVAGIWFIPDKRIENKLTHHDADSQL; encoded by the coding sequence ATGGCATTAGGTAAAGGCAGGTTAGAGGCTTTCAGCGATGGCGTTATTGCCATTATTATCACTATTATGGTGTTGGAGATGAAGGTACCCCATGGCGATAATATTGAGGCGTTAAAGCCGCTTGTTCCTGTTTTTATGACCTATGTGTTAAGTTTTGTTTATGTAGGTATTTATTGGAACAACCATCACCATACCCTACAGGCCGTTAAATCAATAAATGGCAAAACGCTGTGGGCCAACTTGCATTTGCTGTTTTGGTTATCGTTAATCCCGTTTGTAACCGGGTGGATGGGCGAAAATCATTTTGCCAAATGGCCTGTAATGTGTTACGGGTTTGTATTGCTGATGAATGGCATAGCCTATTCAATCCTGGTAAAAAACCTGGTTCGCCACCACGGCGAACACTCTTTGCTGGCACAGGCCTTTGGCGAAGACTGGAAGGGTAAAATATCGGTTATTTTATATGCAGTAGCCATTTGTTTATCATGGTTTAGTGCAAGCGGTGCCATGGCGCTATATGTTTTAGTAGCTGGTATTTGGTTTATTCCTGATAAAAGGATCGAAAATAAACTTACTCATCATGATGCTGACAGCCAGCTGTAA
- a CDS encoding glycoside hydrolase family 88 protein — protein sequence MKLKILPALACTVCLTAITFFSDAQSAFKPQKDILTAIKKNFIAADAQYKLLATKIGPEEFPKTYHPDNDKQENSNSGWWCSGFYSGSLLLLYQETKDKQLLTEANRIMGVLAKEQFNTHTHDLGFMMYCSFGNANKIEPKPEYKQILINSAKSLSTRFNPAVGCIKSWDSKPGDYLVIIDNMMNLELLFWATRETGDSSYYKIAVTHANTTMKNHFRPDFSSYHVINYDAQTGAVKEKKTAQGFANESAWARGQSWGLYGYTVMYRETHDKKYLDQAQNIAHFILTNPNLPADKIPYWDYNASNIPNALKDASAASVMASALLELCRYSDAKQGQQYFNVAQTILKTLSAPPYMAAAGTNGGFILQHSVGHFPAGTEIDVPLTYADYYFIEAMQRYQAFGTKK from the coding sequence ATGAAATTAAAAATATTGCCAGCTCTTGCATGTACTGTTTGTTTAACCGCAATAACTTTTTTTAGTGATGCCCAATCGGCTTTTAAACCGCAAAAAGATATTTTAACCGCCATTAAAAAAAACTTTATAGCGGCTGATGCCCAATATAAGTTGTTGGCAACAAAAATAGGGCCGGAGGAATTCCCCAAAACTTACCACCCTGATAACGACAAACAGGAAAACAGCAACTCGGGCTGGTGGTGCAGTGGCTTTTATTCGGGCAGCCTGTTGCTTTTGTACCAGGAAACAAAAGATAAACAGCTGCTTACCGAAGCTAACCGTATTATGGGGGTTTTAGCTAAAGAGCAGTTTAATACCCACACCCATGATTTGGGTTTTATGATGTATTGCAGTTTTGGAAATGCCAACAAAATTGAGCCCAAACCGGAATACAAGCAAATATTAATTAATAGCGCCAAATCACTATCAACCAGGTTTAACCCTGCGGTAGGCTGTATTAAATCCTGGGATTCAAAACCCGGCGATTACCTGGTGATTATCGATAACATGATGAATCTTGAGCTGCTTTTCTGGGCAACCCGTGAAACAGGAGATTCCAGCTACTATAAAATAGCGGTTACCCACGCCAACACCACCATGAAAAATCATTTCAGGCCCGATTTTAGCTCGTATCACGTTATAAATTATGATGCCCAAACAGGCGCGGTAAAAGAAAAGAAAACTGCCCAGGGCTTCGCTAATGAATCGGCATGGGCAAGGGGCCAATCATGGGGCTTGTATGGCTATACCGTTATGTACCGCGAAACGCATGATAAAAAATATCTTGACCAGGCGCAAAACATCGCTCATTTTATATTGACTAACCCCAATTTGCCGGCCGATAAAATTCCATACTGGGATTATAATGCCAGCAACATTCCCAATGCTTTAAAAGATGCCTCGGCTGCGTCGGTTATGGCATCGGCCCTGCTTGAATTATGCAGGTATAGCGATGCCAAACAGGGGCAACAATATTTTAATGTGGCGCAAACGATATTGAAAACACTTTCGGCGCCGCCTTATATGGCCGCCGCGGGTACCAATGGCGGTTTTATTTTGCAGCACAGCGTTGGCCATTTCCCTGCCGGGACAGAAATTGATGTGCCTTTGACATACGCCGATTACTATTTCATCGAGGCTATGCAGCGTTACCAGGCATTCGGTACAAAAAAATAG
- a CDS encoding alpha/beta fold hydrolase, translating to MKNIMLMVMLFGSSAMAQTIEYGNNPGAGNYLKMKDSTRIYYEVYGSGKPLVLLHGGLYGDISEYGKLIPALAKQFMVIAIGTRGHAKSEIGHKPYTYHLMAEDAYAIIRHVTRDSILLLGFSDGAVQAMDLVIHYPGLVKKMVFAGGNISAASYRPGEMEELKKLSGSSLEKDDPGFVNDRKKLMPEPQRWGEFVELLKQAWVNQVAFTDEEMKHITCPVMVTAGDRDQYNSIESFVRVYKLLPHAQLAIIPNADHIIFYRQPALMEKLVLDFLR from the coding sequence ATGAAGAATATAATGTTGATGGTGATGCTTTTTGGCTCTTCGGCAATGGCGCAAACCATCGAATACGGTAATAACCCAGGCGCAGGTAATTATCTGAAAATGAAAGATAGTACCAGGATTTACTATGAAGTTTACGGCAGCGGTAAGCCGTTGGTTTTGCTTCACGGTGGCCTTTATGGCGATATCTCTGAATATGGAAAGCTGATCCCTGCATTAGCTAAACAATTTATGGTTATAGCCATAGGCACCCGCGGCCACGCTAAATCCGAAATAGGGCACAAGCCTTACACCTACCACCTGATGGCCGAAGATGCTTATGCCATTATCCGCCATGTAACCAGGGATAGCATTTTACTTTTAGGCTTTAGCGATGGTGCTGTGCAGGCAATGGACCTGGTTATCCATTACCCGGGCCTGGTGAAAAAAATGGTATTTGCAGGCGGAAATATCTCGGCGGCAAGTTACCGCCCCGGCGAAATGGAAGAGCTTAAAAAACTAAGCGGCAGCTCGCTGGAGAAAGATGATCCCGGATTTGTGAACGACCGGAAAAAACTAATGCCCGAACCACAACGCTGGGGTGAATTTGTAGAACTATTGAAGCAGGCATGGGTTAACCAGGTGGCTTTTACCGATGAGGAGATGAAACATATCACTTGCCCGGTAATGGTAACTGCCGGCGACAGGGATCAGTATAATTCGATAGAAAGCTTTGTGCGTGTATACAAACTGTTGCCGCACGCACAATTAGCCATCATCCCCAATGCCGACCATATTATTTTTTACCGGCAGCCTGCGCTAATGGAAAAGCTGGTGCTCGATTTTTTAAGGTAG
- a CDS encoding LamG domain-containing protein yields the protein MKKLLILFALLAVIKVNAQPKYKVQNIPPINPKEWDIPKNDTLDYEFGSYQGKKALLIKRKIDNYKSASLAYPKKLIFKDGIIEFDLAFAGKGNGYIGLAFRIKDAHHYETVYFRPLSSATINAIQYMPEKKAEFNWWDYEADKYQASAILPANGWFHVKVIVTGRKLEVYVNNAAKPAMVYTSLDPSLKSGSVGYWHGNSSIGAYRNLTIKTLE from the coding sequence ATGAAAAAGCTATTGATACTATTTGCTCTTCTTGCAGTAATTAAGGTAAATGCCCAGCCAAAGTATAAGGTCCAGAATATACCGCCCATTAACCCGAAAGAATGGGACATTCCTAAAAATGATACCCTTGACTATGAATTTGGCAGTTACCAGGGTAAAAAAGCGCTGCTGATAAAACGGAAGATAGATAATTACAAATCGGCCAGCCTGGCTTATCCTAAAAAGCTAATTTTTAAGGATGGTATTATCGAGTTCGATCTGGCATTTGCAGGCAAAGGAAATGGTTATATCGGCCTTGCCTTCAGGATCAAAGACGCTCATCATTACGAAACTGTATATTTCAGGCCACTGTCGTCAGCCACCATCAATGCCATCCAGTATATGCCCGAAAAAAAGGCCGAATTTAACTGGTGGGATTATGAGGCCGATAAATACCAAGCCAGCGCCATATTGCCCGCTAACGGCTGGTTTCATGTTAAAGTGATAGTTACAGGGCGCAAACTGGAAGTGTATGTGAACAATGCTGCTAAACCTGCCATGGTTTACACCTCGCTTGATCCTTCCCTAAAAAGTGGCTCGGTTGGTTACTGGCATGGTAATTCATCTATAGGCGCTTACCGAAATTTAACAATAAAAACACTCGAATAG
- a CDS encoding M1 family metallopeptidase: protein MQNNKTVSPDKRLVRFFIPFTLIVLAVCQSFGQSRYQPSALFPALPLLPPGNESRTATGEPGPAYWQNQADYVIDVALDDQKNVVSGTVTITYTNNSLKALSSLWLQLEQNVFKKDSRGIKSKLFLYKNPEEETADGGYDIQAVKLKDGAITGDIRYSIYDTRMEVTLPQPLKSGQKVTFSVQYRYNFPQNYKNADFLVNRTDILPTKNGNIYAVAQWYPRMCVLDDVEGWNTLPYLGNGEFYLEYGNFNVNITVPSGYIVEGSGDLLNPEEVLTPLQLKRWLAAKQSETPVFIRPAKEVTEASSRPVKATCTWKYRMDNTRDFAWTASKAFIWEAFSFPVAGGKKVLGSSLYPVESDKKDSWKRSSEYIKFTLQHFSEKWFTYPYNKAVNVASNLDGMEYPGMVFCSARDTGNAYFMVVNHELGHTWFPMVVGGNERKYAWMDEGFNTFIDNLAVKDFNNGEFKGYAEIYSPVDTLFSERVVPIITRPDAIPGDMVFPVQYQKVAYVLTLLRKQVVGPERFDKAFRKYISDWAYKHPTPWDFFRSMDSSVGEDLTWFWKSMFLENYRLDQGVAKVENPANVRAQITIENLEKAAMPLVVQLTYADGSTEHREFPVEIWEYTGSYSFTGNKKAAVTKVTIDPDKLYPDVNRGNNTYEVKK, encoded by the coding sequence ATGCAAAATAATAAAACTGTTTCTCCAGATAAACGTCTGGTCAGGTTTTTCATCCCCTTCACATTAATCGTTTTAGCGGTTTGCCAATCCTTCGGGCAATCGCGCTATCAGCCATCGGCATTATTCCCAGCCTTACCGCTGTTGCCTCCCGGTAACGAATCCCGAACCGCTACCGGCGAACCCGGGCCAGCATACTGGCAAAACCAAGCCGATTATGTGATAGATGTAGCCCTGGATGATCAGAAGAACGTGGTTAGCGGAACCGTCACCATAACTTATACCAACAACAGCCTCAAAGCGCTATCGTCATTATGGTTGCAGCTGGAGCAAAATGTTTTTAAAAAAGATTCAAGGGGCATAAAATCAAAATTATTCCTTTATAAAAACCCGGAAGAAGAAACCGCCGATGGGGGATACGATATACAGGCAGTAAAGCTGAAGGACGGCGCAATTACTGGCGATATTAGATATAGCATTTACGATACCCGGATGGAAGTAACATTGCCGCAGCCCTTAAAAAGCGGGCAAAAAGTAACCTTCAGCGTTCAGTACCGTTACAACTTCCCTCAAAACTATAAAAATGCCGATTTCCTGGTTAACCGTACCGATATCCTGCCGACCAAAAACGGCAACATTTACGCGGTTGCCCAATGGTACCCGAGGATGTGCGTACTGGATGATGTGGAAGGCTGGAATACGCTGCCTTACCTGGGTAACGGTGAGTTTTACCTGGAATACGGCAATTTTAACGTGAACATTACCGTGCCCTCGGGCTATATTGTAGAGGGCTCGGGCGATCTGCTGAATCCCGAAGAGGTATTAACCCCTCTACAGCTTAAACGCTGGCTGGCGGCTAAACAAAGCGAGACACCGGTATTTATCCGCCCGGCCAAAGAAGTTACGGAAGCCTCGTCGCGGCCTGTAAAAGCTACCTGTACCTGGAAATACAGGATGGATAATACACGCGATTTTGCGTGGACGGCCTCGAAGGCGTTTATTTGGGAAGCCTTTAGCTTTCCGGTAGCCGGAGGTAAAAAAGTGTTGGGAAGTTCACTGTACCCGGTTGAATCCGACAAAAAAGACAGCTGGAAACGGTCGTCGGAGTATATCAAATTCACGTTGCAGCATTTTTCTGAAAAGTGGTTTACTTACCCATATAATAAGGCGGTAAATGTGGCATCCAACCTGGATGGCATGGAGTACCCCGGGATGGTGTTTTGTTCGGCCAGGGATACCGGCAATGCTTATTTTATGGTGGTAAATCACGAATTGGGCCATACCTGGTTCCCGATGGTAGTGGGTGGCAACGAGCGTAAATACGCCTGGATGGATGAAGGCTTTAATACATTTATTGATAACCTGGCTGTAAAAGATTTTAATAATGGCGAGTTTAAGGGCTATGCCGAGATATACAGCCCGGTTGATACGCTTTTTTCAGAAAGGGTTGTCCCCATCATTACCCGGCCCGATGCCATACCCGGCGATATGGTTTTCCCGGTTCAGTACCAAAAGGTAGCTTATGTGCTAACCTTGCTGCGCAAGCAGGTAGTTGGCCCCGAAAGGTTTGATAAAGCTTTCCGCAAGTATATCAGCGATTGGGCCTACAAGCACCCTACACCCTGGGACTTTTTCAGGAGTATGGACAGCTCGGTAGGCGAGGACCTTACCTGGTTCTGGAAATCGATGTTTTTAGAAAATTACCGTCTTGATCAAGGGGTAGCTAAAGTAGAAAACCCGGCAAATGTCAGGGCACAGATCACTATCGAAAACCTGGAAAAGGCCGCTATGCCGTTGGTGGTCCAACTCACCTACGCCGATGGCTCGACAGAGCACCGCGAGTTCCCGGTAGAGATTTGGGAATATACAGGCAGCTACAGTTTTACCGGCAACAAAAAAGCAGCGGTAACTAAAGTAACCATCGATCCGGATAAGCTCTATCCCGATGTAAATAGGGGGAATAATACATATGAGGTGAAAAAGTAA
- a CDS encoding T9SS type B sorting domain-containing protein, translating to MIILKALKVAIWLLILPVCVFAQVKYQQSTLLGFAEDSGAGIFDIDNAGNAYVVMSSRYDINFGGKLFDRHAASDYSVVGKLNAAGKVMWSRTLSAVTGFDQIYDLKVDKNENVYISGAGGGITLDDGTVLQSGLFLIKLDKNGKTSWGIISDGYRDPEITGPLALAPDGVFWSAIFYDNLKIQGYSINAFYPNTTTPEGIVAKVTSAGKITAVYHDPARGSIPQIMVSSNNGLATVIMSRGGIPKNQVVLDANCQVVSDKPWLIYGDFPLPVRAAGSGYQMLTNIYNDTPNGLAYNGFYDYSFDDKLNTISATRVFADKENLGLIYGTLKFNDQYFITLPKTCCFGYNFDWFLADGKGNYNLLPDDNIGAFGDDPITRTYVKMVGDTLNMLVRHLSYYTTDYTFNGKHYSTPSNLDESYFWCKYLYDDADSCKKVHASVLKNGIEGSQDVILHLALPRSCPAGEDIAVKLSQKDPSLNQNDFVLPATAVIKKGDTSTNVTVKVINDEVVENTETFTANLDIGANAAGYKLATGSTTRDFTIADDDNTPANRIYTISYTPQITEGASGLITVSLPAGTLLSVPLSFNFLPLADPFAALPGADYTPIAITIPAGQNSVQFKVDAKTDNLIEGDEFINGLLSPVLNDLGTFTTANDAIRIKINDLNNTVANRVILVTPVTDTLKEGGNIAYGFNLLQPNKLVRQLPVQTVQTRWFTPLQQSQNDILIDTPSVAASFNITYPDDNIISKNRRVKLTLTANDAHTGSFQFLWKGQLTDSLSVVAVDNDQDYKYLEISPLSLTIPEGKSADVTLQIPGGRYFEYDIAIAYKWGGTDISTDQRIIMPQGSVTIPVGQNKISINMPVADDQKINEFNDRLIEFNAIAGSDGSTVAISPQNTVAVKIIDDDLGVLKIPNIFTPNGDGANDTWVIPNLSFDAQCKVTVYNRFGAIVFNSIGYANPWDGKTNSGSVPAATYYYIINSRGKKFSGNVTVLR from the coding sequence ATGATTATATTAAAAGCGTTAAAAGTAGCCATATGGCTGCTGATATTGCCGGTTTGTGTTTTTGCGCAGGTAAAATATCAACAAAGCACCTTATTGGGCTTTGCTGAGGATTCGGGCGCAGGTATTTTTGATATTGATAACGCTGGCAACGCTTATGTCGTAATGTCAAGCAGGTACGATATCAATTTTGGTGGTAAATTGTTTGACCGGCACGCCGCAAGTGACTACTCGGTAGTTGGCAAATTAAATGCCGCGGGCAAGGTAATGTGGTCAAGAACATTATCGGCCGTTACCGGGTTCGATCAGATCTATGACCTTAAGGTCGATAAAAATGAAAATGTATACATTTCTGGAGCGGGCGGCGGTATCACGCTTGATGATGGCACAGTTTTGCAGTCGGGTTTGTTTTTAATAAAACTAGACAAAAACGGAAAAACCAGTTGGGGAATCATCTCTGATGGTTACCGTGATCCCGAGATAACAGGCCCGCTGGCGCTGGCTCCCGACGGCGTTTTTTGGAGCGCTATATTTTACGATAATTTAAAGATTCAAGGTTACAGCATCAACGCTTTTTACCCTAATACAACAACCCCCGAAGGCATTGTTGCAAAAGTAACATCGGCAGGTAAAATAACTGCCGTATACCATGATCCGGCGCGGGGTTCAATTCCGCAGATAATGGTATCGTCAAATAACGGTTTAGCAACAGTGATTATGAGCAGGGGAGGTATTCCTAAAAACCAGGTAGTCCTTGATGCCAACTGTCAGGTGGTATCTGATAAACCGTGGCTTATTTATGGCGATTTTCCGCTCCCGGTAAGGGCTGCCGGCAGTGGTTATCAAATGCTTACCAATATTTATAATGACACACCCAATGGCCTTGCTTACAACGGTTTTTATGATTACAGTTTCGACGATAAACTAAATACTATCAGCGCAACCAGGGTATTTGCCGATAAAGAAAACCTGGGGCTGATTTACGGCACGTTGAAATTCAATGATCAGTACTTTATAACACTGCCTAAAACATGCTGCTTTGGCTACAATTTCGATTGGTTTTTGGCCGACGGAAAGGGTAACTATAACCTTTTGCCCGATGATAACATCGGCGCTTTTGGCGACGACCCGATAACACGAACTTATGTAAAAATGGTTGGTGATACGCTGAATATGCTGGTGAGGCATTTAAGTTATTATACTACCGATTATACTTTTAATGGCAAACACTATTCCACACCGTCAAATCTGGATGAAAGCTATTTTTGGTGTAAATACCTTTACGACGACGCCGATTCCTGTAAAAAGGTACACGCCTCGGTGCTTAAAAACGGCATAGAGGGTAGTCAGGATGTTATATTGCACCTGGCTTTGCCCAGGTCATGCCCGGCGGGCGAAGATATTGCGGTGAAATTGTCGCAAAAAGATCCGTCCCTTAATCAAAACGACTTTGTTTTACCTGCTACGGCTGTCATCAAAAAAGGAGATACCAGCACCAATGTCACGGTGAAAGTGATTAATGACGAGGTTGTTGAAAATACCGAAACATTTACAGCCAACCTGGATATTGGCGCTAATGCTGCCGGCTATAAGCTTGCAACAGGATCAACTACCCGGGATTTTACCATTGCCGACGACGATAATACGCCGGCCAACAGAATTTATACCATTAGCTATACACCCCAGATAACAGAAGGAGCATCCGGATTGATAACTGTATCGTTACCAGCCGGTACCTTGTTATCAGTGCCGCTAAGTTTTAATTTTTTACCCCTTGCCGATCCTTTTGCAGCGCTGCCAGGCGCCGATTATACGCCTATTGCCATCACAATACCGGCAGGCCAGAATTCGGTACAGTTTAAGGTTGATGCCAAAACAGATAATTTAATTGAAGGCGACGAATTTATTAACGGACTGCTGAGCCCGGTATTAAATGACCTTGGCACATTTACCACGGCTAATGATGCTATCCGCATAAAAATAAACGATTTGAATAATACTGTAGCCAATAGGGTGATATTGGTTACCCCGGTTACCGATACCCTAAAAGAAGGAGGCAACATTGCTTATGGTTTTAACTTACTGCAACCTAATAAACTGGTACGGCAGCTGCCGGTACAAACGGTGCAAACACGATGGTTTACACCGTTACAACAATCGCAAAATGATATTTTGATAGATACGCCATCGGTTGCCGCATCATTCAATATCACTTACCCTGATGATAATATCATCAGCAAAAATCGCCGGGTAAAGCTAACGCTTACCGCAAATGACGCGCATACGGGCAGCTTTCAGTTTTTGTGGAAGGGGCAGCTTACCGATTCGCTCTCTGTTGTGGCTGTTGATAATGACCAGGACTACAAATACCTTGAAATTTCGCCGCTGAGCCTTACTATTCCCGAGGGCAAATCGGCGGATGTAACACTGCAGATACCGGGCGGGCGTTATTTTGAGTACGATATTGCGATAGCTTATAAATGGGGCGGCACGGATATAAGCACAGATCAGCGGATAATTATGCCACAGGGCAGTGTAACTATCCCTGTAGGGCAAAATAAGATTAGCATCAATATGCCCGTAGCCGATGACCAAAAGATAAACGAATTTAATGATAGGTTAATTGAATTTAACGCTATTGCCGGCAGCGATGGCAGCACGGTTGCCATCAGCCCGCAAAACACGGTGGCAGTGAAAATTATTGACGATGATTTGGGGGTGTTGAAAATTCCCAACATTTTCACGCCAAACGGCGATGGAGCTAATGATACCTGGGTGATACCAAACTTGTCATTTGATGCGCAATGCAAGGTTACTGTTTATAATCGTTTTGGTGCAATTGTATTTAACAGCATTGGTTATGCTAACCCCTGGGATGGCAAAACAAACAGTGGCAGTGTACCGGCAGCAACATATTATTATATCATCAACTCGCGCGGTAAAAAGTTTTCGGGCAATGTTACAGTGTTGAGGTGA